CGACGGGCGAGGTCGCCGCCGTCGACGAGGTCGTCGCGGCGGCGCGGGCGCACGGCGCGCTCGTCGTCGGCGACGCCACCCAGGCGGTCGGCTGGCTCCCGGTCGACGCGGCGCCCTTCGACGTCCTCGCCGTCTCGGCGTACAAGTGGCTGATGTGCCCGCGCGGTACCGCCTTCTGCTACGTGAGCCCGGACGTGCGCGACCGCGTACGGCCGCTCGCCGCCAACTGGTACGCCGGTGACGGCGACGCCTCGTACGGCCCGCCGCTGCGGCTGGCGAAGGACGCCCGCCGGTTCGACATCGCCGCTCCCTGGTTCTCCTACGTCGCGGCCGCCCCCACGCTGGAACTGCTCCTGGAGATCGGCATCGAGCCGATCCACGACCACGACGTGCGGATGGCCGACCGGTTCCGGGCCGGCCTCGGCATGCCACCCGGCGACAGCGCGATCGTCAGCGTCACCCGGCCCGGCGCGGCGGAGCGGCTCGCGGCGGCCGGCGTCCGGGCGTCCGTCCGCAAGGGCGCGGCGCGCCTGGCCTTCCACCTCTACACGACCGAGGCCGACGTCGACTCGGCCATCGCGGCCCTGGTCTGAGCTCGGTCAGCGCAGTCTCATCGACGGGGTGGGGCGTGCTGGCCGCGCCGGGACGCCCGGCTTCCGCCCGACCCGGCAGGCGGACGCAGCCGGCGTACCTCAAGTGCCAGAAAGGCGGTGAGTACGACGATGACGCCGGACTCCAGGCCTATCGCGAGCATGACGGTGGTCCGGTAGCCGTACTCGTGGAACCCGAACAGCGCGCCCTGCTCGCTGATCAGGAGGCCGATGAGGGTTCCCAGCGAGAAGACGATCGCTCCGAGCGCCACGAGTGCGTGGGGGGCGCGACCGGCGATCGGCACGGAGCAGAGGCCGGGCAGTGACCTCAGCGGGCTGGCCAGGGCGAGCGCCAGCACCACCGCGCCGGCGAAGTTGAGAACGAACAGCACGCCGATGACCGGGATGACGCGGTAGTAGTCCGCGAAGTACTCGTAGAGATGGACCGCGCCGATGCCGAACAGCAGCAGCACGCCCAGATAGCGCAGCACGTTGCTCATGGCGGTCCCGCGCTCGTTCCGCTCTCGACCTGTTGGCCCTGCGGCGAGACCGCGTACCACTCGGCGCCGAACTGGGTGAGGGCCTCGCCGAGGGTGTCGCCGCGTCCGGTGTCGGCTTGGTAGTAGTACAGCGGGTGGCCCCCGTAGACGATCTGCGGGGGCCCGTCGGAGCGGCTGATCGTGGCGACCTGGGACCGCTGGGCGCTTCCGGCCGTGGTCGGGGCGCCCTCGGTGGTCGCCGGCGGCCAGATGCTCGCGCATGCCCCCGAGCAGGTCGACTGGTTCGGT
The sequence above is a segment of the Actinomadura coerulea genome. Coding sequences within it:
- a CDS encoding aminotransferase class V-fold PLP-dependent enzyme; the encoded protein is MNLDEAVRMWDPAPGWLNTASYGIPPEPAFEALQGALAEWRRGANGWDKWDRSTGRARGAFARLVGVAADDVAVGASASQVLAPVAASLPPGSRVVVPDIEQTSNLFPWLVQDLDVRTVPPADLPGAIDERTDAVAFSLVQSATGEVAAVDEVVAAARAHGALVVGDATQAVGWLPVDAAPFDVLAVSAYKWLMCPRGTAFCYVSPDVRDRVRPLAANWYAGDGDASYGPPLRLAKDARRFDIAAPWFSYVAAAPTLELLLEIGIEPIHDHDVRMADRFRAGLGMPPGDSAIVSVTRPGAAERLAAAGVRASVRKGAARLAFHLYTTEADVDSAIAALV